From one Staphylococcus kloosii genomic stretch:
- a CDS encoding anti-sigma factor produces MKDNKVDIIYDYFNDKLCESEKAHVEHELKVSSEYNEALDEIAVLHDILPYSNKEVEPPKDMKKRILSTVIEERNDASTDTESEPIDNKNHAKKYTQTHQNSHRSSDSTRYDKDTTQSDNKYRKKKGIRSQIPLIIMAAILLLSLIGNGMQYFNHKSSTKQNTAMINKDKAHSMSLKPMTKSKDETNGHAYVSNNKDNSKLMVEANNIKATKGNEVYQVWVIKNDKPHAAATLATTNNKGMAVADLSHMNIDKEDTIALTLEPSPNNDKPKGQMIMASSKV; encoded by the coding sequence ATGAAAGATAACAAAGTCGATATTATATATGATTATTTCAACGATAAGTTATGTGAAAGTGAAAAAGCACATGTTGAACATGAATTAAAAGTATCATCTGAATATAATGAAGCTTTGGACGAAATAGCAGTTCTTCACGATATTCTTCCTTACAGTAATAAAGAAGTAGAACCACCAAAAGATATGAAAAAACGTATATTAAGCACAGTAATTGAAGAACGCAACGATGCATCAACTGATACTGAAAGCGAACCTATTGATAATAAAAATCACGCTAAAAAATATACACAGACACATCAAAATAGTCATCGCAGTTCAGACTCAACTCGTTATGACAAAGACACGACACAATCAGATAATAAATATCGTAAGAAGAAAGGGATACGTTCTCAAATTCCTCTTATCATCATGGCAGCAATTTTATTATTATCATTAATAGGTAATGGCATGCAGTATTTTAATCATAAAAGTTCAACTAAACAGAACACTGCAATGATTAATAAAGATAAAGCTCATTCAATGTCATTAAAACCTATGACAAAAAGTAAAGATGAAACTAACGGGCATGCTTATGTTTCCAATAACAAAGACAATAGTAAGTTAATGGTTGAAGCTAATAATATTAAAGCTACAAAAGGTAACGAAGTCTACCAGGTTTGGGTAATAAAAAATGACAAACCACACGCAGCAGCTACATTAGCAACTACTAATAACAAAGGAATGGCCGTAGCAGATTTAAGTCATATGAATATCGATAAAGAGGACACGATTGCATTAACGTTAGAACCTTCTCCCAATAATGATAAGCCTAAAGGGCAAATGATTATGGCTAGTAGCAAAGTATAA
- a CDS encoding DUF488 domain-containing protein produces the protein MTVTIKRIYDAKDNKGTRILVDRVWPRGISKEDAHLDHWLKEVAPTSELRKWFNHDPKLYAAFKEKYEKELRENDDQNEAFEELQEIARSNNDIVLLYAAKDTEHNQAVVLKELLENK, from the coding sequence ATGACAGTTACAATTAAACGTATTTATGACGCAAAGGATAATAAAGGGACGCGTATTCTTGTGGATAGAGTATGGCCTAGAGGTATCTCTAAAGAAGATGCGCATTTGGATCACTGGTTGAAGGAAGTCGCTCCAACGAGTGAATTAAGAAAATGGTTTAATCACGATCCAAAACTTTATGCAGCGTTCAAAGAAAAATATGAAAAGGAATTGCGTGAAAATGATGACCAAAACGAAGCGTTCGAAGAATTACAAGAGATTGCGCGTTCGAATAACGATATAGTACTACTTTATGCTGCAAAAGATACGGAACATAATCAAGCCGTCGTACTCAAAGAATTACTAGAAAATAAATAA
- the isaB gene encoding immunodominant staphylococcal antigen IsaB family protein — protein MNNKLLVFSSSALATGLLLGLGTSGAAHADTTMNQDNMNENMNQKDMMMNQGNMGNMNGNMNQKAMMNQGNMGDMNGNMNQKAMTMNQGNMGDMNGNMNQKDMMMNQGKMDNMNGNMNQKDMMMNQGNMGDMNGNMNQKGMMNQGNMWNMNNNMNGNMTQKTMMPYYNYNGYTTYDGQFTQDYDFVRALKYDNAMIDGYKVNSATTDKDVASSKHVDDTMVDMNKDGQVVHISFKTKAHTVSKDMFKKAHMSNHMSNEGNTDSGSYITYKTNNGMYTAYFDDQGYLMKIMIG, from the coding sequence ATGAATAATAAATTATTAGTATTTTCATCTTCAGCGTTAGCGACAGGTTTACTATTAGGATTAGGAACAAGTGGTGCAGCACATGCAGATACGACGATGAATCAAGACAACATGAATGAAAATATGAATCAAAAAGATATGATGATGAATCAAGGTAATATGGGCAACATGAATGGAAATATGAATCAAAAAGCTATGATGAACCAAGGTAACATGGGTGACATGAACGGTAACATGAATCAAAAAGCTATGACGATGAACCAAGGTAACATGGGTGACATGAACGGTAACATGAATCAAAAAGATATGATGATGAACCAAGGTAAGATGGACAACATGAATGGTAACATGAATCAAAAAGATATGATGATGAATCAAGGTAACATGGGCGACATGAATGGAAACATGAACCAAAAAGGTATGATGAATCAAGGTAACATGTGGAACATGAACAATAACATGAACGGCAATATGACTCAAAAAACAATGATGCCATATTATAACTATAATGGTTATACGACATATGATGGTCAATTCACGCAAGATTATGATTTCGTAAGAGCGTTAAAATACGATAACGCCATGATTGATGGTTACAAAGTTAATTCAGCGACTACCGATAAAGATGTAGCTTCTAGTAAGCATGTTGATGATACAATGGTAGATATGAATAAAGATGGTCAAGTCGTGCATATTTCATTTAAAACAAAAGCACATACAGTAAGTAAAGATATGTTCAAAAAAGCACACATGTCTAACCATATGTCTAATGAAGGTAATACAGATAGTGGTTCTTATATCACTTACAAAACTAACAACGGCATGTATACTGCATATTTCGATGACCAAGGCTACTTAATGAAAATTATGATTGGTTAA
- a CDS encoding RNA polymerase sigma factor produces MLDENELYQLIVEHKDSASLEKLYDRYESLLYNLAYKITQDQQSSEEVLQDIFMKIWHQKAIFKPEKGKLSTWLITLCRNRAIDILRQRKDIERSFDEEFHGIETNSPPEYDLLDKECSEELQKIISYLSKDQQTIISLFYFKGLSQQEIADKLKMPLGTVKSRLRLSIKHLNDYLKNILRRESEENER; encoded by the coding sequence ATGCTAGATGAAAATGAGCTTTATCAGCTAATTGTAGAGCACAAAGACAGTGCGAGCTTGGAAAAGCTTTATGATCGTTATGAATCATTGTTATATAATTTAGCTTATAAAATCACTCAAGACCAGCAATCAAGTGAAGAGGTCTTACAGGATATATTTATGAAAATTTGGCATCAAAAAGCTATTTTCAAACCTGAAAAAGGTAAGTTATCGACTTGGCTCATTACGCTATGTCGTAATAGAGCCATAGATATTTTGCGACAAAGAAAAGATATAGAGCGCAGTTTTGACGAAGAATTTCACGGTATAGAAACAAATAGCCCACCGGAATATGATTTATTAGATAAGGAATGTTCCGAGGAATTACAAAAGATTATTTCATATTTAAGTAAGGACCAACAAACAATCATTTCCTTATTTTATTTTAAAGGCTTAAGCCAACAAGAAATTGCCGATAAATTAAAAATGCCTCTAGGCACGGTAAAGAGTAGATTAAGGTTATCAATTAAACATTTAAACGATTATTTAAAAAATATTTTAAGAAGGGAGAGTGAAGAAAATGAAAGATAA